One genomic region from Streptomyces sp. NBC_01304 encodes:
- a CDS encoding helix-turn-helix domain-containing protein, whose product MRTRKLPNDRLRALMAEAGLSGAELARAVNARGAELGFSVSYDRSTVSHWLTGTRPRPPAGQLLAGVFSQRLERAVGGIELGLSDVGQGAFPVGGSACRPADDCACASDSARGLTELLGRHQDPVKLRRLRQLAYRRVQLADLVGEGGAGAGRGGPAPAGRCAAVAEIDGVLERYGGGRARELVVARLQEALAGPAFEEAEPAALAAAAGLCRMLGRCWMDELGHGAAQGAFGLALSFGCAARRPVLRALVLRDLSVQALECGQPAEALVLAEAAVGLGGALAGPGGRAYLYGQRGVARAVRGDRCGAFKDIDLAERWADRGDAECGAYPLGALVHQRARIHRAQGDVRRAVSALELSLALRGPAEHRTRALLRIELAELRLVLGEGDGAGELLRLVPSGMAELRSARVAAGVAALRRRVFVPRRRVVAAR is encoded by the coding sequence ATGCGGACGAGGAAGCTGCCGAACGACCGGCTGCGCGCACTGATGGCCGAGGCGGGCCTGAGCGGTGCCGAGCTGGCCAGGGCCGTCAACGCGCGCGGTGCGGAACTGGGGTTCAGCGTCTCGTACGACCGCTCGACCGTCTCCCACTGGCTCACCGGAACCCGGCCGAGGCCGCCCGCCGGACAACTGCTCGCCGGGGTGTTCTCCCAGCGTCTCGAGCGCGCAGTGGGCGGCATCGAGCTCGGTCTGTCGGACGTCGGGCAGGGGGCCTTTCCTGTGGGGGGATCGGCCTGCCGACCGGCGGACGACTGTGCCTGCGCGTCGGACTCCGCGCGAGGCCTGACCGAGTTGCTCGGCCGGCACCAGGACCCCGTCAAGCTGCGTCGACTGCGCCAACTGGCGTATCGGCGCGTGCAGTTGGCGGACCTGGTGGGGGAAGGGGGAGCGGGCGCCGGCCGTGGGGGTCCGGCGCCCGCAGGACGCTGCGCGGCGGTGGCGGAGATCGACGGAGTGCTGGAGCGGTACGGGGGCGGGCGGGCGCGCGAACTGGTGGTGGCGCGGCTGCAGGAAGCCCTGGCCGGCCCCGCGTTCGAGGAGGCCGAGCCCGCCGCGCTCGCCGCGGCCGCCGGGCTGTGCCGGATGCTCGGGCGGTGCTGGATGGACGAGTTGGGGCACGGTGCGGCGCAGGGCGCCTTCGGGCTCGCGCTGTCCTTCGGCTGTGCGGCACGGCGGCCGGTGCTGCGGGCGCTGGTGCTGCGGGACCTGAGCGTGCAGGCCCTGGAGTGCGGGCAGCCCGCCGAGGCGCTGGTGCTCGCCGAGGCGGCGGTGGGGCTCGGCGGAGCCCTGGCCGGGCCCGGGGGGCGGGCGTATCTGTACGGCCAGCGAGGGGTGGCGCGGGCGGTGCGCGGGGATCGGTGCGGCGCGTTCAAGGACATCGATCTGGCCGAGCGGTGGGCCGATCGGGGGGACGCGGAGTGCGGGGCGTATCCGCTGGGGGCGCTGGTGCATCAGCGGGCCCGGATCCATCGGGCGCAAGGGGATGTGCGGCGGGCCGTGTCGGCGCTGGAGCTGTCGCTGGCGCTGCGGGGGCCTGCGGAGCACCGGACGCGGGCGTTGTTGCGGATCGAGCTCGCGGAGCTTCGGCTGGTGCTGGGGGAGGGGGACGGGGCCGGGGAGTTGTTGCGGCTGGTGCCCTCGGGGATGGCGGAGCTTCGGTCTGCGCGGGTTGCCGCGGGGGTTGCTGCGCTGCGGCGTCGGGTGTTTGTGCCTCGTCGGCGGGTGGTTGCTGCGAGGTAG
- a CDS encoding MFS transporter, with protein sequence MLADLTPLRTSKDYRRLWVGNTVSWLGQAMTALAVSLQVYEITGSSFSVGLVGVFSLVPLVVFGLYGGAIADTFDRRKLGLVTAAGLCALSVVLAVAAFAGYHRVWLLYTVVALQAACMALNSPARTSMIPRLLPPEQLPAANALGSMTTTSGTMVGPMVGGLVVGFWGYQAAYLIDAVTFTAALYAMWRLPAMKPIRSAGDGAKRASVLDGLRFLGTRPNVRMTFFTDMCAMVLAHPRALFPAVAVLWFGGDAKTAGMLVAAPAVGALLGGVFSGWFGRIQRHGLAILLSVAAWGVAIAVFGLTRNLWLGMFFLALAGCADTISMVFRATMLQAATPDDMRGRLQGVFIVVVVGGPRLGDFLAGSVADLTSPKVAITGGGLACVVAVGLLALKWRAFARYDARAPQA encoded by the coding sequence ATCCTCGCCGACCTCACCCCCCTGCGCACCTCCAAGGACTACCGTCGGCTCTGGGTCGGGAACACCGTGTCGTGGCTGGGGCAGGCCATGACCGCGCTGGCCGTCTCGTTGCAGGTGTACGAGATCACCGGGTCGAGCTTCTCGGTGGGGCTCGTGGGGGTGTTCTCGCTGGTGCCGCTCGTCGTGTTCGGGCTGTACGGCGGGGCGATCGCCGACACCTTCGACCGGCGCAAGCTGGGGCTCGTCACCGCCGCGGGGCTGTGTGCGCTGTCGGTCGTGCTCGCCGTGGCCGCGTTCGCCGGGTATCACCGGGTGTGGCTGCTCTACACGGTCGTTGCGCTGCAGGCCGCGTGCATGGCGCTCAACTCGCCGGCCCGGACCTCGATGATTCCCCGGCTGCTGCCGCCCGAGCAGTTGCCCGCCGCCAATGCGCTCGGGTCCATGACGACCACCTCGGGCACGATGGTCGGGCCGATGGTGGGCGGTCTGGTGGTGGGGTTCTGGGGGTATCAGGCGGCCTATCTGATCGATGCCGTCACCTTCACCGCCGCGCTCTATGCCATGTGGCGGCTGCCCGCCATGAAGCCCATCCGGAGTGCGGGCGACGGGGCCAAGCGGGCCTCCGTCCTGGACGGGCTGCGGTTTCTCGGTACGCGGCCCAATGTGCGCATGACGTTCTTCACGGACATGTGCGCCATGGTCCTCGCGCATCCTCGGGCCCTGTTCCCGGCCGTCGCGGTGCTGTGGTTCGGCGGGGACGCGAAGACGGCGGGGATGCTGGTCGCCGCGCCCGCCGTGGGGGCGCTCCTCGGCGGGGTGTTCTCCGGATGGTTCGGGCGGATCCAGCGGCACGGGCTGGCGATCCTGCTGTCCGTCGCCGCTTGGGGCGTCGCCATCGCCGTCTTCGGGCTCACCCGGAATCTGTGGCTCGGCATGTTCTTTCTCGCCCTCGCCGGGTGCGCCGACACCATCTCGATGGTGTTCCGCGCGACCATGCTGCAGGCCGCCACCCCGGACGACATGCGGGGCCGGCTGCAGGGCGTGTTCATCGTGGTCGTCGTGGGCGGGCCGCGGCTCGGGGACTTCCTCGCCGGGTCGGTCGCGGACCTCACGTCGCCGAAGGTTGCCATCACGGGAGGCGGGCTCGCGTGTGTGGTCGCGGTCGGGTTGCTTGCCCTGAAGTGGCGGGCTTTCGCCCGGTATGACGCGCGGGCGCCGCAGGCGTAG
- a CDS encoding S8 family serine peptidase, translated as MTRAPARRRARLLTATLALALLPAGQAMAGPDAAQAPADAPAKATAVARAAQTVTLITGDKVTVTELGDGKKSVAVERPKGATGAVRTQTSKDGANISVVPDEARPYLASGKLDKRLFNVSELIRQGLADAKGHKADGLPLIVTYGKAARSAATPEGSDKVRSLPSINGTAVEAEKNAELWRTVTEDGARTRTFDEGIAKIWLDGRVEADMAESNAQIGTPKAWEAGLTGKGVKVAVLDTGADLTHPDLKDRVSQSKSFIEGEEVADKQGHGTHVSSTVGGSGAASDGKEKGVAPGAELAIGKVLANNGEGYDSQIIAGMEWAAKDVDAKVVSMSLGSREPSDGTDPMAQAVNTLTKDTGALFVIAAGNSGTPGSIGSPGAADSALTVGAVDSTDQAAYFTSKGPRRGDYALKPDLSAPGVGIVAARSQLVAGEGFYTDMSGTSMATPHIAGVAALLAEKHPDWTAQQLKDGLMSTSKTLTDSPYDLGAGRVSVPDAIDAKVTATGSVDFGYYSWPYEDNKPVTKTVTYTNSSDQAVELTLAAEGAPEGAVTLADAKLTVPAHGTAQTTVTGDGAKAPVGNLGGHITAKAGDATVAHTAFGLVKEDERYTLTVNVKDRDGAGAKSLLNILKLAEGSEPYQEEVGDSGTLKLRLKPGTYSLSSFVDVRGSHGKDSLGIGFLAEPEVKLDRDREITLDGRKLREVKADVDKRTETRQLLMEYSQTGAGTGIGGTVQVPLTFDSIFAAPTRKPSTGDFEYRTVWRLGKPLLSVEAAGRRLEGVTVQGGGTILNGGLKLPVVNAGNGTPAAYEGKDVKGKAVVVKADGTAEAWQLGQAAQDAGAKALFVTDETPGRLMDWFGTEGYEDRPLHIGTVNAADGARLIAAARDGRKLELEGTQYTPYVYDLSEGHKGAIPNRDLTFEPGKRELAVLDSKFHATKPAPGGEFRYSITDTFPVGIGFPEKIAYPRERTDYVSTGPGQLWHQSVTNGPGVIEERSGTVPYKGGSRTELNWFKPVLHPWLGTGLGWGQQRYGNNLQFNTPGWGDSGPDHTGFGDVWDSESGLTQFTEVYVDGVQVDRKMSSGAYAWGDEDGVTSEEQDFKVVTDTTSDPERWRLSTKGHSEWTFKSSETPEDRYTFLPLLNLGFDVDTDLTGNVRGGQRLPVGIFAEYVKGAEGTGKITGGTLEVSYDDGKNWTSVRLGGSGTSWKGTLKVPASADFISLRASAKDDQGGSVKQEIIRAVGVK; from the coding sequence ATGACCAGAGCACCCGCGCGGCGCAGAGCCAGGCTGCTGACGGCCACGCTCGCGCTCGCACTGCTCCCGGCCGGCCAGGCCATGGCCGGGCCGGACGCGGCCCAGGCCCCGGCGGACGCGCCGGCGAAGGCGACCGCCGTGGCCCGCGCCGCGCAGACCGTCACGCTCATCACCGGCGACAAGGTCACGGTCACCGAACTCGGCGACGGCAAGAAGTCCGTGGCGGTCGAGCGGCCCAAGGGCGCCACCGGCGCGGTGCGGACCCAGACGTCGAAGGACGGCGCCAACATCAGCGTCGTACCGGACGAGGCGCGTCCGTATCTGGCCTCCGGCAAGCTCGACAAGCGGCTCTTCAACGTGAGCGAGCTGATACGTCAGGGGCTCGCGGACGCCAAGGGCCACAAGGCGGACGGGCTCCCGCTCATCGTCACGTACGGCAAGGCGGCGCGGAGCGCCGCGACCCCCGAGGGCAGCGACAAGGTCCGCTCCCTGCCGAGCATCAACGGCACGGCGGTCGAGGCGGAGAAGAACGCCGAGCTGTGGCGCACGGTCACCGAGGACGGGGCCCGCACCCGGACCTTCGACGAGGGGATCGCCAAGATCTGGCTCGACGGCCGCGTCGAGGCCGACATGGCCGAGTCCAACGCCCAGATCGGCACCCCCAAGGCGTGGGAGGCCGGGCTCACCGGCAAGGGCGTCAAGGTCGCCGTCCTCGACACCGGCGCGGACCTCACCCACCCCGACCTCAAGGACCGGGTGAGCCAGTCCAAGTCCTTCATCGAGGGCGAGGAAGTCGCCGACAAGCAGGGGCACGGCACCCACGTCAGCTCCACCGTCGGTGGCTCCGGCGCGGCGAGCGACGGCAAGGAGAAGGGGGTCGCGCCGGGCGCCGAGCTCGCCATCGGCAAGGTCCTCGCCAACAACGGCGAGGGCTACGACTCGCAGATCATCGCGGGCATGGAGTGGGCCGCGAAGGACGTCGACGCCAAGGTCGTGTCCATGAGCCTCGGTTCGCGCGAGCCGAGCGACGGCACCGACCCGATGGCGCAGGCCGTCAACACGCTCACCAAGGACACCGGCGCGCTCTTCGTGATCGCGGCGGGCAACTCGGGCACGCCCGGCTCCATCGGCTCGCCCGGTGCCGCCGACTCCGCGCTGACCGTCGGCGCGGTCGACTCCACCGACCAGGCCGCGTACTTCACCAGCAAGGGCCCCCGCCGCGGCGACTACGCCCTCAAGCCCGACCTGTCCGCCCCCGGCGTCGGCATCGTCGCGGCCCGCTCCCAACTCGTCGCCGGTGAGGGCTTCTACACCGACATGAGCGGTACGTCGATGGCGACGCCGCACATCGCGGGCGTCGCCGCCCTGCTCGCCGAGAAGCACCCGGACTGGACGGCGCAGCAGCTCAAGGACGGGCTGATGTCGACGTCCAAGACGCTCACCGACTCGCCGTACGACCTCGGCGCGGGCCGCGTCTCCGTGCCCGACGCGATCGACGCGAAGGTCACCGCGACGGGCAGCGTCGACTTCGGCTACTACAGCTGGCCGTACGAGGACAACAAGCCGGTGACGAAGACCGTCACCTACACCAACTCCTCCGACCAGGCAGTGGAGTTGACCCTCGCCGCCGAGGGCGCCCCGGAGGGTGCCGTCACCCTCGCCGACGCCAAGCTCACCGTCCCCGCGCACGGCACCGCGCAGACCACCGTCACCGGCGACGGCGCCAAGGCCCCGGTCGGCAACCTCGGCGGGCACATCACCGCCAAGGCCGGCGACGCGACGGTCGCGCACACCGCGTTCGGCCTGGTCAAGGAGGACGAGCGGTACACCCTCACGGTCAACGTCAAGGACCGCGACGGGGCCGGGGCCAAGTCCCTGCTGAACATCCTCAAGCTGGCCGAGGGCTCGGAGCCGTACCAGGAGGAGGTCGGCGACTCCGGCACCCTGAAGCTGCGCCTGAAGCCCGGCACGTACTCGCTCAGCTCCTTCGTCGACGTACGCGGCAGCCACGGCAAGGACTCCCTCGGCATCGGCTTCCTCGCCGAGCCCGAGGTCAAGCTCGACCGGGACCGTGAAATCACCCTGGACGGGCGCAAGTTGCGCGAGGTCAAGGCCGACGTCGACAAGCGCACCGAGACCCGCCAGCTGCTCATGGAGTACAGCCAGACCGGCGCGGGCACCGGCATCGGCGGCACCGTCCAGGTCCCGCTGACCTTCGACTCCATCTTCGCGGCACCCACCCGTAAGCCGTCCACGGGCGACTTCGAGTACCGGACCGTGTGGCGCCTGGGCAAGCCGCTCCTGTCCGTCGAGGCGGCGGGCCGGCGGCTCGAAGGGGTCACCGTGCAGGGCGGCGGCACCATCCTGAACGGCGGGCTGAAGCTGCCCGTCGTGAACGCGGGCAACGGCACCCCGGCCGCGTACGAAGGAAAGGACGTCAAGGGCAAGGCAGTTGTCGTCAAGGCCGACGGCACGGCCGAGGCCTGGCAGCTGGGGCAGGCCGCGCAGGACGCGGGCGCCAAGGCGCTGTTCGTCACGGATGAGACCCCCGGGCGGCTGATGGACTGGTTCGGCACCGAGGGGTACGAGGACCGGCCGCTGCACATCGGCACCGTCAACGCCGCGGACGGGGCCAGGCTGATCGCCGCCGCCCGCGACGGCCGCAAGCTGGAACTCGAAGGCACCCAGTACACCCCGTACGTCTACGACCTGTCCGAGGGCCACAAGGGCGCGATCCCGAACCGCGACCTGACCTTCGAGCCGGGCAAGCGCGAACTGGCCGTCCTGGACAGCAAGTTCCACGCCACCAAGCCCGCACCGGGCGGCGAGTTCCGCTACTCCATCACCGACACCTTCCCGGTCGGCATCGGCTTCCCCGAGAAGATCGCCTACCCGCGCGAGCGCACCGACTACGTGTCCACCGGCCCCGGCCAGCTCTGGCACCAGTCGGTCACCAACGGCCCGGGCGTGATCGAGGAGCGCTCCGGCACCGTGCCGTACAAGGGCGGCAGCCGCACCGAACTCAACTGGTTCAAGCCCGTCCTGCACCCGTGGCTCGGCACCGGGCTCGGCTGGGGCCAGCAGCGCTACGGCAACAACCTGCAGTTCAACACGCCGGGTTGGGGCGACTCCGGCCCCGACCACACGGGCTTCGGCGACGTCTGGGACAGCGAGTCTGGGCTCACGCAGTTCACCGAGGTGTACGTCGACGGGGTCCAGGTCGACCGCAAGATGAGCTCGGGCGCCTACGCCTGGGGCGACGAGGACGGCGTCACGTCCGAGGAGCAGGACTTCAAGGTCGTCACGGACACGACCAGCGACCCCGAGCGCTGGCGCCTGTCCACGAAGGGCCACTCCGAGTGGACCTTCAAGTCGTCCGAGACCCCCGAGGACCGCTACACCTTCCTGCCCCTGCTGAACCTCGGCTTCGACGTCGACACCGACCTCACGGGCAACGTCCGGGGCGGGCAGCGCCTGCCGGTCGGGATCTTCGCCGAGTACGTCAAGGGCGCGGAGGGCACCGGAAAGATCACGGGCGGGACCCTGGAGGTGTCGTACGACGACGGCAAGAACTGGACCTCCGTCCGGCTCGGCGGGTCGGGCACGTCCTGGAAGGGCACGCTGAAGGTCCCGGCGAGCGCCGACTTCATCTCGCTGCGGGCCTCCGCCAAGGATGACCAGGGCGGTTCCGTGAAGCAGGAGATCATCAGGGCGGTCGGGGTCAAGTAG